A window from Thermoanaerobaculales bacterium encodes these proteins:
- a CDS encoding glutamine synthetase family protein — protein sequence MTDHAALANPMTRLLDKDRRDFTRADMLRVVREQAIERLTFHYTGVDGKLRELKLPFTDYDQAERILAAGERVDGSSLFKGLVDASSSDLYVVPSYATAFLSPFDPQSLDFICRFLDRDGNLASFTPDNVLAIAHRRFHDRTGLELHALGELEFFLIREGGPENYSGQRQMGYHASSPFFKGGDVVNEMVRHLTQITGSVKYAHAEVGYIDSVRSNLSLLSGRRAEQHEIELLTQPIEEMGDIMALARWIVRNVAHRHGMLATFAPKIEEGVAGNGLHFHLELIKDGHNVMTTDEGDLSAEALRLIGGLVQYAATLSAFGNTVASSFLRLVPNQEAPTRICWSHNNRSALIRVPLGWTGKTHLAQVVNPNEREAYHDQRGRQTVEIRSPDGSASFYLLLAGITTAAEYGLTDPDAVELAARTRADGNVFADRELLARLEPLPASCVQCARLLGERRAMYEEFGVFPRTIIDHQIALLTRENDEHLNREFAQLTAEERLVATRELMHKDIHRH from the coding sequence ATGACCGACCACGCCGCGCTCGCCAACCCGATGACCCGCCTGCTCGACAAGGACCGCCGCGACTTCACCCGGGCAGACATGCTGCGGGTGGTGCGCGAGCAGGCGATCGAGCGCCTGACCTTCCACTACACGGGCGTCGACGGCAAGCTGCGCGAGCTCAAGCTGCCCTTCACCGACTACGACCAGGCCGAGCGGATCCTGGCCGCCGGCGAGCGGGTCGACGGCTCGTCCCTGTTCAAGGGACTGGTCGACGCCTCGTCCTCCGACCTCTACGTCGTGCCGAGCTACGCCACCGCCTTCCTGAGCCCGTTCGATCCGCAGAGCCTGGACTTCATCTGCCGGTTCCTCGATCGCGACGGCAACCTGGCGTCGTTCACCCCGGACAACGTGCTCGCGATCGCCCACCGGCGGTTCCACGACCGGACCGGCCTCGAGCTCCACGCCCTCGGCGAGCTGGAGTTCTTCCTGATCCGCGAGGGCGGCCCCGAGAACTACAGCGGCCAGCGCCAGATGGGCTACCACGCCTCGTCGCCCTTCTTCAAGGGCGGCGACGTCGTCAACGAGATGGTCCGCCACCTCACCCAGATCACCGGTTCGGTCAAGTACGCCCACGCCGAGGTCGGCTACATCGACTCGGTGCGCTCCAACCTGTCGCTGCTGTCCGGCCGCCGCGCCGAGCAGCACGAGATCGAGCTGCTGACCCAGCCGATCGAGGAGATGGGCGACATCATGGCGCTCGCCCGCTGGATCGTCCGCAACGTGGCCCATCGCCACGGCATGCTCGCGACCTTCGCCCCCAAGATCGAGGAGGGCGTCGCCGGCAACGGCCTCCACTTCCATCTCGAGCTGATCAAGGACGGGCACAACGTCATGACGACCGACGAGGGGGACCTGTCGGCCGAGGCGCTGCGCCTGATCGGCGGCCTGGTCCAGTACGCCGCGACCCTGTCGGCCTTCGGCAACACGGTGGCGTCCTCGTTCCTGAGGCTGGTCCCGAACCAGGAGGCGCCGACCCGGATCTGCTGGAGCCACAACAACCGCTCGGCCCTGATCCGGGTTCCCCTCGGCTGGACGGGCAAGACCCACCTGGCGCAGGTCGTCAACCCGAACGAGCGCGAGGCGTACCACGACCAGCGCGGGCGCCAGACCGTGGAGATCCGGTCGCCCGACGGATCGGCCTCGTTCTACCTCCTGCTGGCCGGGATCACCACTGCCGCCGAGTACGGCCTGACCGATCCGGACGCCGTCGAGCTCGCCGCCCGGACCCGCGCCGACGGCAACGTGTTCGCCGACCGCGAGCTGCTGGCGCGCCTCGAGCCGCTGCCGGCGAGCTGCGTCCAGTGCGCGCGCCTGCTCGGCGAGCGGCGGGCGATGTACGAGGAGTTCGGCGTCTTCCCGAGGACCATCATCGACCACCAGATCGCGCTGCTGACCCGCGAGAACGACGAGCACCTCAACCGCGAGTTCGCCCAGCTCACCGCCGAGGAGCGCCTGGTCGCCACCCGCGAGCTGATGCACAAGGACATCCATCGCCACTGA
- the queA gene encoding tRNA preQ1(34) S-adenosylmethionine ribosyltransferase-isomerase QueA produces MRVSDFDYELPQELIAQHAAERGASRMLVLDRTTGAIEHSWIADIVGRLAAPDLLLLNDTRVIPARLYVRRPTGRRFELLLLRRDGEATWEALVRPAARARRDEALLLADGSTCRPAERLEEGRWLVRFSPPLDLERLDRLGEAPLPPYIERPAGATDEDRARYQTVYAREPGAVAAPTAGLHFDDALIEQIRERGVELAFVTLHVGLGTFRPVQVEKVEDHRMHGEWYRFSDEAAGAVNRALDAGRRVACVGTTTVRALEGALAAGGGRVRPGAAWTELFITPGFEFRGCGALLTNFHLPRSTLLMMVSAFAGRERVLAAYRKAIAERYRFYSYGDAMLIV; encoded by the coding sequence GTGCGGGTCTCGGACTTCGACTACGAGCTGCCGCAGGAGCTGATCGCCCAGCACGCGGCGGAGCGGGGCGCCTCCCGGATGCTGGTGCTCGATCGGACGACGGGCGCGATCGAGCACTCGTGGATCGCGGACATTGTCGGGCGGCTCGCAGCGCCGGACCTGCTGCTGCTCAACGACACGCGGGTGATTCCGGCCCGCCTGTACGTCCGGCGGCCGACCGGGCGGCGCTTCGAGCTGCTGCTCCTGCGGCGGGACGGCGAGGCGACCTGGGAGGCGCTCGTGAGGCCGGCCGCGCGGGCGCGGCGCGACGAGGCCCTGCTGCTGGCCGACGGCTCCACGTGCCGGCCGGCGGAGCGGCTCGAGGAGGGGCGGTGGCTGGTGCGCTTCTCACCGCCGCTCGATCTCGAGCGCCTCGACCGGCTCGGCGAGGCGCCGCTGCCGCCGTACATCGAGCGGCCGGCCGGGGCGACCGACGAGGATCGGGCCCGCTACCAGACTGTCTACGCCCGCGAGCCCGGCGCGGTGGCCGCGCCCACCGCGGGCCTCCACTTCGACGATGCGCTCATCGAGCAGATCCGCGAGCGGGGCGTCGAGCTCGCCTTCGTGACGCTCCACGTCGGCCTCGGCACCTTCCGGCCGGTGCAGGTCGAGAAGGTCGAAGACCATCGGATGCACGGCGAGTGGTACCGCTTCTCCGACGAAGCGGCGGGCGCCGTGAACCGGGCGCTCGACGCGGGCCGCCGCGTGGCCTGCGTCGGCACCACCACGGTGCGGGCGCTCGAGGGCGCGTTGGCTGCCGGCGGCGGACGGGTCCGGCCGGGTGCGGCGTGGACCGAGCTCTTCATCACGCCGGGCTTCGAGTTCCGCGGCTGCGGCGCCCTGCTGACCAACTTCCACCTGCCGCGATCGACCCTGCTGATGATGGTGTCGGCCTTCGCCGGGCGGGAGCGGGTGCTGGCGGCCTACCGGAAGGCGATCGCCGAGCGCTACCGCTTCTACTCCTACGGCGACGCGATGCTGATTGTGTAG